Proteins from one Panicum virgatum strain AP13 chromosome 7K, P.virgatum_v5, whole genome shotgun sequence genomic window:
- the LOC120639941 gene encoding F-box protein At3g07870-like, with amino-acid sequence METKATVTLPDDLLADILGRLPARSLAASQRVCKAWHELVENRRLLLRLRRLLPHSVRGLFINYQDYGNPHFFARPPLAVAADGARIKGKVDFIVREINGYSFSSWYEVADHCNGILLYRDTDQHVLYVLNPATRRRARLPPCSGEDWKRRAFLVFDPAVSPDYKVLLEPVDPREAACSRLMQWPPAAWKWHEFSSMTGRWKEKVFVLEGEAAGTVGELVLGLDSLRYSMVPRWRYAAYWKGELYVHCRGEFVAR; translated from the coding sequence ATGGAGACCAAGGCCACGGTGACTCTACCCGACGACTTGCTGGCGGACATCCTCGGCCGTCTCCCAGCTCGCAGCCTCGCGGCGTCGCAGCGCGTCTGCAAGGCATGGCACGAGCTCGTCGAGAACCGCCGGCTTCTTCTCCGGCTGCGGCGCCTCCTCCCGCACTCGGTGCGCGGCCTCTTCATCAACTACCAGGACTACGGCAACCCGCACTTCTTCGCCCGGCCAccgctggcggtggcggcggacggTGCTCGGATCAAGGGCAAGGTTGATTTCATCGTGCGAGAGATCAATGGCTACAGCTTTAGCAGCTGGTATGAAGTCGCGGATCACTGCAATGGCATCCTCCTCTACCGGGACACCGACCAGCACGTCTTGTACGTGCTGAACCCCGCGactcggcggcgggcgcgcctgCCGCCGTGCTCCGGCGAGGATTGGAAACGTCGCGCGTTCCTTGTGTTCGACCCCGCCGTGTCGCCGGATTACAAGGTGCTACTAGAGCCCGTTGACCCGAGAGAGGCTGCCTGCAGTCGTTTGATGCAGTGGCCGCCGGCGGCATGGAAGTGGCACGAGTTCTCGTCGATGACCGGGAGGTGGAAGGAGAAGGTGTTCGTCCTCGAAGGCGAGGCGGCAGGGACAGTAGGTGAGTTGGTACTGGGCTTGGATTCGTTGAGATACAGTATGGTTCCTCGATGGCGCTATGCTGCCTACTGGAAAGGAGAACTCTACGTACACTGCCGTGGTGAATTTGTTGCAAGGTAA
- the LOC120639942 gene encoding zinc finger MYM-type protein 1-like, with the protein MVVFQEHSSSGPIIQDDEPVRVEPVEPPIIEDDESSGDDNDDYNIEHDPGLRAPISSYPVNDQDSVRRAYIALGPCRPMMKKNNFLQHDCGDRGKFPGGDAFVEEGFRNWNMKGNFEEVKNVVLGNAPGNCQMIDHKIQKQLIASCAHETTKLVIEELGDECFAILADESSDAYQQEQLALCLRFVNKNGEPVEWFLGLGHVEDTTSLTLKEAIQSLLIRYQLPLSKIRGQGYDRASNMEGHANGLKKLIMDESPSAYYVHCFAHQLQLTLVSVAKENIDCQWFFGQLAYLLNVLDMSCKKIRMLRIAQAEYMIEALKLGEIESGQGLNQEMGLARPGDTRWGSHYRTVMHVMHLYPSIKKVLFRVGKEGKGAKALGAQTMLRVFNSFEFVFLLHLMNEIFGYTNDLCNALQKREQDIVNAMDLLEFTKVELDVLRKDAGWEEFLKNVTSFCEKHKVKVVDMDGKYIPIQRSAKFYRGATNYHRFHADMFLGVIDRLLVELNNRFDEVNTELLRCMQAFNPANSFSAFDIEKLVKLARFYPDDFDLEEINQLHFQLRLYIVNVRNDENFKNLKSLAELSMMIVKRDMVSRYGIVYKLLKLVLVLPVATASVERIFSAMNTIKNKLRSKMGQNFLNNCLTTFIERGFFLQAKDEDIIKYFQAMKERKVIL; encoded by the exons ATGGTGGTTTTTCAAGAACACAGTAGCAGTGGGCCAATTATTCAAGATGATGAACCAGTGAGAGTTGAGCCAGTTGAACCCCCAATAATTGAAGATGATGAATCCAGCGGTGATGACAATGATGATTATAACATAGAGCATGATCCTGGGTTGAGAGCTCCTATTTCCAGCTATCCTGTCAATGACCAAGATTCAGTTAGAAGGGCATACATTGCATTGGGTCCATGTCGGCCAATGATGAAAAAGAACAACTTTCTGCAACATGATTGTGGAG ATAGAGGTAAATTTCCTGGTGGAGATGCTTTTGTTGAGGAGGGGTTTCGAAATTGGAATATGAAAG GTAATTTTGAGGAAGTTAAAAATGTGGTTCTTGGAAATGCTCCAGGTAATTGTCAGATGATAGATCATAAGATTCAGAAACAACTTATTGCTTCTTGTGCTCATGAAACAACCAAGTTGGTCATAGAGGAACTTGGGGATGAATGTTTTGCCATTCTTGCTGATGAGTCTAGTGATGCATACCAACAGGAACAATTGGCCCTTTGCTTGCGTTTTGTCAATAAAAATGGAGAGCCTGTTGAGTGGTTTCTTGGTCTTGGTCATGTTGAAGATACAACATCTTTGACTCTTAAAGAAGCAATTCAGTCCTTACTTATCAGATATCAGTTGCCCTTATCCAAGATCCGTGGTCAAGGATATGATAGAGCTAGTAATATGGAGGGTCATGCTAATGGTTTGAAGAAATTAATTATGGATGAGTCCCCTTCTGCTTATTATGTTCATTGCTTTGCCCATCAACTTCAACTAACCCTTGTATCAGTTGCTAAAGAGAATATTGACTGTCAATGGTTTTTTGGACAACTTGCATATTTGTTGAATGTCCTAGATATGTCTTGCAAGAAGATCCGCATGCTTCGCATAGCTCAAGCTGAATACATGATTGAAGCATTGAAATTGGGTGAAATTGAAAGTGGCCAAGGATTGAATCAAGAGATGGGTTTAGCAAGACCAGGTGATACACGTTGGGGGTCTCATTACAGAACTGTTATGCATGTGATGCATTTGTATCCTTCGATCAAGAAAGTTCTTTTTAGAGTTGGGAAAGAAGGTAAAGGGGCTAAGGCATTAGGAGCTCAGACTATGCTCAGAGTATTCAACTCATTTGAGTTTGTTTTTCTGCTCCACTTGATGAATGAAATATTTGGATACACAAATGACTTATGCAATGCCTTGCAAAAGAGGGAGCAAGATATTGTAAATGCAATGGATCTTCTGGAGTTCACAAAGGTAGAATTGGATGTTTTGAGAAAAGATGCTGGATGGGAAGAATTTCTTAAGAATGTCACTTCTTTTTGTGAGAAGCACAAAGTTAAAGTTgttgatatggatggaaagtatATTCCTATACAAAGATCAGCTAAGTTCTATAGAGGTGCCACTAACTACCACCGGTTTCATGCTGATATGTTTTTGGGTGTCATTGATAGGTTACTGGTGGAGCTGAATAACAGGTTTGATGAGGTAAACACAGAGCTACTTAGATGTATGCAAGCATTCAATCCAGCTAACTCCTTTTCTGCCTTTGATATTGAGAAGTTGGTTAAGCTTGCTAGGTTCTATCCTGATGACTTTGATCTTGAAGAAATTAACCAACTTCATTTTCAACTACGTCTCTATATTGTAAATGTGAGAAATGATGAGAACTTCAAAAATTTGAAAAGTCTAGCAGAGTTATCTATGATGATAGTTAAAAGAGATATGGTTTCTCGGTATGGCATTGTGTACAAACTTCTCAAATTAGTTCTAGTTCTTCCTGTTGCAACTGCTAGTGTTGAGAGGATCTTTTCTGCAATGAACACTATCAAAAACAAGCTCAGAAGCAAGATGGGGCAGAACTTTTTGAATAATTGTTTGACCACATTCATTGAAAGGGGATTCTTCTTGCAAGCGAAGGATGAGGACATCATCAAGTATTTTCAAGCCATGAAGGAACGCAAAGTTATCTTGTAA
- the LOC120639830 gene encoding agglutinin isolectin 1-like, whose protein sequence is MKMFMTGRLILLLATLALAGAAVAEAAECGNEAGGMLCPSNLCCSSSGYCGLGRQHCSDGCQSGACYPNKRCGAAAGGATCDANQCCSSLGYCGFGVYYCGDGCQSGACRADAECGGGKVCGDNLCCSSWGYCGLGPEFCGTGCQTGACYDMPSASRAARLAEAAIILSS, encoded by the coding sequence ATGAAGATGTTCATGACTGGGAGGCTCATCTTGCTGCTGGCtaccctcgccctcgccggggCGGCGGTCGCGGAAGCCGCGGAGTGCGGCAACGAAGCCGGCGGGATGCTGTGCCCGAGCAACCTGTGCTGCAGCAGCTCGGGGTACTGCGGCCTGGGCCGGCAGCACTGCAGCGACGGGTGCCAGAGCGGCGCGTGCTACCCCAACAAGAGgtgcggcgccgcggccggcggcgccacctGCGACGCCAACCAGTGCTGCAGCTCGCTGGGGTACTGCGGCTTCGGCGTCTACTACTGCGGCGACGGGTGCCAGAGCGGGGCGTGCCGCGCCGACGccgagtgcggcggcggcaaggtgtGCGGCGACAACCTGTGCTGCAGCAGCTGGGGGTACTGCGGGCTGGGCCCCGAGTTCTGCGGCACCGGCTGCCAGACCGGCGCCTGCTACGACATGCCCTCGGCCTCTCGCGCGGCGCGCCTGGCCGAAGCAGCCATCATCCTGTCCTCCTGA